One window of the Hippoglossus hippoglossus isolate fHipHip1 chromosome 9, fHipHip1.pri, whole genome shotgun sequence genome contains the following:
- the tcima gene encoding transcriptional and immune response regulator a, whose protein sequence is MSTYATSECRRVSPSVHGNKFDTAHRKKAVANIFESVNQDALMRLFQKTGDMKAEERVRSIFSYTQDPEQTSRALMALKQRKKDKFLQIAGMVRQLLNLR, encoded by the coding sequence ATGTCCACGTACGCGACCTCTGAATGCCGCCGGGTCAGCCCGTCTGTCCACGGCAACAAGTTCGACACGGCGCACCGCAAGAAGGCTGTGGCCAACATCTTCGAGAGCGTGAACCAGGACGCGCTGATGAGGCTCTTCCAGAAAACTGGCGACATGAAGgcggaggagagagtgaggagcaTCTTCTCCTACACCCAGGACCCGGAGCAGACGTCCCGGGCCCTGATGGCTCTGAAGCAGCGCAAGAAGGACAAGTTCCTCCAGATCGCTGGCATGGTCCGACAGCTGCTCAACCTGCGATGA